CAGTTCATATCTTACTCAATCTAATAAGTTCTATCCAAGTCTTCTTGATTTGACTGTTGGTTGGATCTGTttccaaaataacaaaaaacctTCAACTATATGATTAGTGCTTTGAGGTTAGTGTTCTTCAAATCTCGCTGGTCCAGAATCGATTGGACAAGCACTTTCGTTCTTCAGACAAGCCTGGAATGGATGCATCACTGATTTAGAAAATGTTGTCATATATTGTGCGAGATGAAATTTTTTCAAGTCTGTACAATCTACTGAGTACTGATCAAGAGATCTAATCTGTTGATACACGAGACAGTCTACCTtatcatatatcatttgtttaaaTCCCTGGATCACTAGGCATCTCATGTAGATGAGAGACAATGTTCCAATAGGATCATCTGTTGATAAACGGTTTGGGTTTCTTACACGATTATAAAAGAGCACAGGCCAAATCTCTTTAAGTTTTAAGCAAGACACTGTaagaaccaaaaagaaaaagaaaagacactGAAGACAAAGACCGATCAAATGAAGCTGTTTTGGTTGGTGGCGTCACAGCAAACTTTAAGATAAAGCATATCACTCTGATAACAGAAGCGACAAAGTTTGATACAACCGTTCCTCAATTGGCTCGGCTTTTGAAAATGTCGAGATCCATCTCAGTTGGATCGGTTGCTTGAAGCTCTACTTGAATCCCGTCTAGCTCTCTCTTGAACCTGTCCTTAGAGCTCGCATAGATCATCTTGCTTCTCACTCTTGCTGTGTCCGGAGACCTTGGCCCAAAACAacaagaatatatttttttaagtagcTCGAAAAGAAGGCGAAACTAGATAAAGAGCTTACCATGCGATGAAGAAAATCTTGCTCTTCTGGCAGTTCTCAGCAGTGACGAAATCAAAATCGAAGATGGCGTAGCGGCACTCGTCAGCAGGAAGACTTGCTGCAAAGTCATCATGGGATTGACCAGGTTCGCCGAGTTTCTCCACAACCACTTGCTTCTGCTGCTCCTCAATCTTGTACACGATGAAACGGTATGTCCTCTTCGCCTTGAGTTCAAGAAACTTGAGCTTGCAGTCATCGTGGACTGCCATGCCTGACGCTGCATTAGCCTGTTACCAATGAAAGAACATTAAGATGCGCGACTTCACTTCAAACAACACTCACACATAGTAGTAGACTCTACTCTACACACATTTTCACGAAACGTCGTTTCAGGTTATAGATATGTTCTGAAACCTTAACTCCACCACAAAAACTAATCATCTCTTGCAACTGAACCATGAGCACATGTTGATCTATTAGAATCAGAATCATCTGAAATGAACAATCAACACTTACACAGACGcgagaaaataaaattgaatacaaAATCGATAGATCATCATCACTGTAAACCTAAATCCAAATGAAATTCACGTGGAACAAGCAGCTTTGTCCTGATTTCAAGATCAATTGGTTTAATCACTACAAGCACACTGAAACTTTCTAGAGCTTACAATCCTAATCTTATCCTAAATCAGTCCATCCCCTGACCCATACAACACAGTCTCAGAGATCTAAACCAACGAGCAAGTCCACCTCCAGATCCAAtctaatcaaatcaaacttttgGGCTACAAGCGAAATTTGAAGAATCAAAACCGAAATCGAGAAGCGAACTCCCAATCAGGTAAAAGAAATCAGAGAAAATAGCTATATACGAGATCAAAAACCAACAAAGCGAGCTCTCACCATGGATGAATCAGATTAGTTTcagagacgaagaagaagctggtgtgcgtcttttcttttctcttccttttcccCCAGCTTTATGCGGAAAGCCTATTAGCCGAATATATGTTAGGATTGTTTTGGttagaattaattaatttaattttatttgatacaTATGCATGACGCATAATATTTTGAAGTACATTATTAAATTAAGGATtaattgttgataaaaaaaaagttaaggaTTAATTATCTAATAATTCTAGATTTTATTTCCTCCAGAAAATATTCATGTTTTAAAGAAAAAGTTGTTTGAAAAGTgtatatttatacattttcaatgtataaattaatagtaAACTATAAACTTTTTgagataaatgtaaaatatcttATTGGTAAATAGTTtgaggataaaaaaaaatatcaaaaactaaaaagcaTTTACAGTTTCAAAGCCATTTGATTAATTGTATTGTAATTGATTTCTTAATTTCAATAGTTGGATTTAGTATTTGATTAGCATAAGTACAAAAATGCTTTGTTCGTAAATCGTTTGAGAATAAAtggaataaaaaatgaaatagaatttgtccaaaaaaaaagatatagaaCAAGGCCAAAAAAacttttacatttttcaaaGTCAATTGGTTAACTATACTATACTTAGGGTCCGACTGGTGACCATCCGGGAAACAAGAGGAACGAATAAAAAAGGAATGTACGGGAATAAAATAccaggaatgaaaaggaatggttattccttatcaaatttgacaaggaataattttgttctttaattctctacaaaaaagggaatgaaagggaatgagaggaaattattattccttgtgaatggtaattttttttaggaaCGTCAGGGAATACATTATTCCTCGTCGTTccctggtcaccattcatacccttaatttaatacatttaaaaatCTGATGTGTCAAGGGTGACTACCAGTTTctaaaggcaaaaaaaaaaacgcaattTCTTAAACAACTAGGCAAAAAAGCTGGCACCATCTCGAAAACACACATTCTCGTTTTTCATTGGCTAATCCGAAGAGACGCGGATCGCACTTAAATGACTCTCAACCGTAGATAAGAATAAATCCAACGGAcacaaaaatgtatttattttccCCTTTCACCTATATAAACACGGAAGACCGCTTAAGTCAAAAATACAAATCTCCAATCTCCTTCCACTATAACCATCAGTAATCTTTCAGTCAGCGCAAACCTTCATCCCGTGCAATGGAAACCACCGGAAAAGTGAAGAAGGCTTTCGGAGGAAGAAAGGCCGGTGGCCCAAAGACCAAATCGGTTTCGAAATCGATCAAAGCCGGTCTCCAGTTCCCGGTCGGGAGAATCACTCGTTTCCTGAGGAAGGGACGGTACGCTCAGAGACTCGGTGGTGGAGCTCCGGTCTACATGGCCGCCGTTCTCGAGTACCTCGCCGCCGAAGTAAGTCTCTCAATTcagatttgattttgtttaaaaGCGAAAATCATTTTctgattttgaaattatttgaaTTCAGGTTCTGGAGCTTGCTGGTAACGCAGCGAGGGACAACAAGAAGTCGAGGATCATTCCGAGGCATCTTCTTTTGGCGATTAGGAACGATGAGGAGTTGGGGAAGCTTCTGAGTGGTGTCACGATCGCTCACGGTGGTGTGTTGCCTAACATTAACTCTGTTCTCTTGCCTAAGAAGTCTGCTAAATCGACTGAGGAAGTTGCGTCCAAGTCCCCAGCTAAATCTCCGAAGAAAGCTTAAAAATGTTCTCGGCGTTGGTTTCGTTCACCAGTTTAGTTAATGTGTTCGGGTGTTTTATAtgtagaaaatctatcttttttaattatgtatttcggATTTGATTTCTCTTCAGGTCCAACTTTCCTCTAAGTaacgaattttaaaatatttgcaATTTGCGTTAAGTTCCCTTGTTAACTTATCACCAACCCTATCGTATCATTTAGCAATTTGCACATTCGATCCTCTTTCAATCCCTCGAAGAACATAACAAATGTTCGTGTCTCAGTGTGCACGTCGCATGTATTTATCATCCTCATTACGACATCTAACAACTACTCGTGGTTCTTGTTCGAAATTATTCGTTGGAGGTATAACCTCTGCTTAATCTCTTTCAATCTTTGATTAGCATACAGATTTGCCTTCTACATATATTTTTCATGATCTGTTTCTACTCGTAATGTCAACACAAGTGTTGATTAAATCTGTTTCTATTCGTGATGTAAAGTGCACTCTAAGTGTTTGATTAAATGCGTGAAAGAAACATTGAAAAATGGTACACATCGCTGCAGGGCTTAGCTACGACACTAATGAACCTGTCTTGAAGAATGAGTTTGGAAAGTACGGTGAAGTTTTACATGGTATGATCATCATGCAGTCCATCAATCTTCTGTAGAATTCCTCCATGGATTAACCTAGGCCTAGATTAACCAATGCAATTCCTgagattttttgttgttgttttgaatgTTCAGTGAGAGTTATATGCGATCACAGGAGCGGGAAATCAAAAGGCTATGGATTTGTGGTGTTTGATTCAGAAGAAGCTGCTGCAACTGCCTTAGCTTCCATGGACAATCAGGTTTGCACAGAGAATTGCACTCTTAATTTACTACAATACTTCATGATGACATGATTTTATCTGTCGTTTGTTCAGTTACTCGAGGGCAGACACATCAGAGTCGAATATGCTCAACCCAAAGGAGGTTTACATCAGAATGAGAACTGATATCTCAATTTCTAAACTCAACTGAAACTTCTGATCTGTAGGTGAAGCACCAAAAACTCAAGACACTGCATTTACTCTTTCGAATTGTAACAGTGTACAACTCAAAGTTAGTTTTTGGTGTTAGAGACTCAAGTCGTTTTGTAATTTGTACTGACACTGTATGTTCTCGTCAAGCTTTATTCATATTTGTTTGTTGGTGCTTCCTCGGCAACTCTACAAATATCAATCGGCCattatcaaatatgaaataagatTCGAATCACAAAACTCGGCCTTTAACAATTTTGAAGTGTATACACCAAGCACAAAATATCATTTTGTTTGTAAttgttggtttggtttggttaatgTCAACCCACATGCTCCCGTCTGAATGGCACATAACTCACTCTCTACCGTTCGATTGCTACATGAATTGACGGTAACGATGTCAGCGAGGTTTTAAGAAAGGCCCAATAATACGCATAGGAGCCTGATTAAATAAAAGCCGGATCCATTAAAGCGGCGGCCCAAtaaatcaaaaaccctaattcactCACTTATCGTATTTAGCTCTCTTGTTCAACTTCGTCTCTTCGACGTTAGCAGAAGAGACTTGCGCGGCTGCCACTTCCGATTTCAAGGTTAGAAACAATCTCCATAACACCCCGCTTAACTCCCATTTCCCTTCCTGGATCTTCGTTCTTGCCTCACTAGTTCACGTCGTAAAAGTATTCTCttagtttttgaaatttgaGCTCGGTTTTGCACACTGATAGTATTTGAATCAAAAAAATACGATTAGATCTATCGAAGTTTCGCTTTCAGCTCCTTTTGTTTTCGTCGTTTGTGATTAGGTTCTTGTTGTTGTATCTGATCTAGCGTAGGAATCAAAACTCTTCGATTCTCGATTGAGATTATCACACTGTTTGATTGATTAAGCCGAGATTTGTTGTTTTGGATTCCAGCTTCTGAGGTTTTTTGAAGAATGGTGAGGATCAGCGTGCTTAACGACGCTCTCAAGAGCATGTTCAACGCCGAGAAGAGAGGGAAGAGGCAGGTGATGATCAGGCCTTCTTCAAAAGTGATCATCAAGTTCCTCATTGTGATGCAGAAACACGGTATGTTGAAAATGATTTACATTGTCCAAGTTTtatatgcatttttttttcatt
The window above is part of the Brassica napus cultivar Da-Ae chromosome C3, Da-Ae, whole genome shotgun sequence genome. Proteins encoded here:
- the LOC106386861 gene encoding actin-depolymerizing factor 3-like → MANAASGMAVHDDCKLKFLELKAKRTYRFIVYKIEEQQKQVVVEKLGEPGQSHDDFAASLPADECRYAIFDFDFVTAENCQKSKIFFIAWSPDTARVRSKMIYASSKDRFKRELDGIQVELQATDPTEMDLDIFKSRAN
- the LOC106386858 gene encoding glycine-rich RNA-binding protein 3, mitochondrial translates to MFVSQCARRMYLSSSLRHLTTTRGSCSKLFVGGLSYDTNEPVLKNEFGKYGEVLHVRVICDHRSGKSKGYGFVVFDSEEAAATALASMDNQLLEGRHIRVEYAQPKGGLHQNEN
- the LOC106386857 gene encoding probable histone H2A.7, with translation METTGKVKKAFGGRKAGGPKTKSVSKSIKAGLQFPVGRITRFLRKGRYAQRLGGGAPVYMAAVLEYLAAEVLELAGNAARDNKKSRIIPRHLLLAIRNDEELGKLLSGVTIAHGGVLPNINSVLLPKKSAKSTEEVASKSPAKSPKKA